From the Billgrantia sulfidoxydans genome, one window contains:
- a CDS encoding LysR family transcriptional regulator, translating into MHDLPTLRAFVTVAREGSVSRAAERLHLTQPAVSLKLKHLQEALGLTLFRRRPQGLALTADGHALLPAAERALAAMAAFEQSARALHSTLHGRLRIGTIVDPEFIRLGAFLHRLVERAPQLETELQHGMSGSVLEWIRREELDVGFFLAPPGEGPGPEAPEIDYRELTHFDYHLVAPPGWGSRVAASNWASLAALPWIVTPTLSAHYRLLHGVLDPLGVTPNGVAQVDQEACMLDLVRAGVGLSLARDALAMAERQERGLVVVEGLRLPCALCFVWRRERSEEPAIAAALEVLESVWGGQR; encoded by the coding sequence ATGCACGATCTTCCCACCCTGCGCGCCTTCGTCACCGTGGCCCGAGAAGGCAGCGTCTCCCGCGCCGCCGAGCGCCTGCACCTGACCCAGCCCGCCGTCAGTCTCAAGCTCAAGCACCTGCAGGAGGCGCTGGGGCTGACGCTGTTTCGTCGCCGCCCCCAGGGCCTGGCGCTGACCGCCGACGGCCACGCCCTGCTGCCCGCGGCGGAGCGGGCACTGGCGGCCATGGCCGCCTTCGAGCAGAGCGCCCGCGCCCTGCACAGCACCCTTCACGGCAGGCTGCGCATCGGCACCATCGTCGATCCTGAGTTCATTCGTCTGGGTGCCTTCCTGCATCGCCTGGTGGAGCGCGCCCCACAGCTCGAGACCGAGCTGCAGCACGGCATGAGCGGCAGCGTGCTGGAGTGGATTCGCCGCGAGGAACTCGATGTGGGCTTCTTCCTCGCGCCGCCCGGTGAAGGCCCCGGCCCGGAGGCGCCGGAGATCGATTATCGTGAGCTGACCCACTTCGATTATCACTTGGTGGCACCGCCCGGCTGGGGCAGCCGAGTGGCCGCCAGCAACTGGGCGAGCCTGGCCGCCCTGCCGTGGATCGTCACACCGACGCTTTCGGCCCATTACCGGCTGCTGCATGGCGTGCTCGACCCGCTCGGCGTCACGCCCAACGGCGTGGCCCAGGTGGACCAGGAGGCGTGCATGCTCGACCTGGTGCGCGCCGGCGTGGGCCTGAGCCTGGCCCGCGACGCCTTGGCCATGGCCGAGCGCCAGGAACGCGGCCTGGTGGTGGTCGAGGGGCTGCGCCTGCCCTGTGCGCTGTGCTTCGTGTGGCGACGCGAGCGCAGCGAGGAACCGGCCATCGCCGCCGCACTCGAGGTGCTGGAGAGTGTCTGGGGCGGTCAGCGCTGA
- a CDS encoding cytochrome b yields MNWLDTENRYGLVSRVLHWSMAVLVLFLLASDWWMEALEELGKANLMGLHKSLGIALLVLLVFRLAWRWHNHGRVAPPAHWRRAARLGHLALYLLLLAIPVSGVLTAWGSGHGVAFFGLPLIPAGPEIEWIEEAFEETHEVLANLMWLLIGGHVIAALAHQWWLGERSLKRMA; encoded by the coding sequence ATGAACTGGCTCGATACCGAAAACCGCTATGGTCTCGTCTCCCGCGTCCTGCACTGGTCCATGGCCGTGCTGGTGCTGTTCCTGCTTGCCAGCGACTGGTGGATGGAAGCGCTTGAGGAACTCGGCAAGGCCAACCTGATGGGCCTGCACAAGAGCCTCGGCATAGCGCTGCTCGTGCTGCTCGTCTTCCGCCTGGCCTGGCGCTGGCATAACCACGGCCGGGTGGCGCCACCGGCGCACTGGCGCCGTGCCGCCCGCCTCGGCCACCTGGCGCTCTATCTGCTCCTGCTGGCGATTCCGGTGAGCGGCGTGCTCACCGCCTGGGGCAGCGGCCACGGCGTGGCCTTCTTCGGCCTGCCGCTGATTCCGGCTGGCCCAGAGATCGAGTGGATCGAAGAGGCCTTCGAGGAAACTCATGAAGTACTCGCCAACTTGATGTGGCTGCTGATCGGCGGGCATGTGATCGCCGCCCTCGCCCATCAGTGGTGGCTAGGCGAGCGAAGCCTCAAGCGCATGGCCTGA
- a CDS encoding CoA-acylating methylmalonate-semialdehyde dehydrogenase — protein sequence MTQHTITHYINGQMTAGEAGRHQDVYNPATGQVSGRVALASRGDVATAVAAAKAAFPAWADTPPIRRARVLFKFLELLNAHKDELARAITLEHGKVFTDAQGEVARGIDIVEFACGIPQLLKGDYTEQVSGGIDNWTVRQPLGVVAGITPFNFPAMVPMWMFPVAIAAGNTFILKPSPTDPSASLLIADLLKQAGLPDGVFNVVQGDKESVEALIEHPDVQALSFVGSTPIANRIYENGARHGKRVQALGGAKNHMVVMPDADLDKAVDALIGAAYGSAGERCMAISVAVLVGDVADKIVPRLAERARALKVKNGLELDAEMGPIVTAQAHQRITGYIEKGVAEGAELVIDGREFDATTTGDGCSEGFWMGGSLFDHVTPEMTIYKEEIFGPVLACVRVPDVATAIQLINDHEFGNGVSCFTESGSVAREFGRRIQVGMVGINVPIPVPMAWHGFGGWKRSLFGDTHAYGEEGVRFYTKQKSIMQRWSDSINAGAEFAMPTHK from the coding sequence ATGACGCAGCACACGATCACGCATTATATCAACGGGCAAATGACGGCCGGCGAAGCGGGTCGCCATCAGGACGTCTACAACCCGGCCACCGGCCAGGTCTCGGGTCGGGTGGCGCTGGCCTCCCGCGGCGATGTGGCGACCGCCGTGGCCGCGGCCAAGGCCGCCTTCCCGGCCTGGGCCGACACGCCGCCGATCCGCCGCGCGCGGGTACTGTTCAAGTTCCTCGAGCTGCTCAACGCCCACAAGGACGAGCTGGCCCGCGCCATCACGCTGGAGCACGGCAAGGTCTTCACCGATGCCCAGGGCGAGGTGGCCCGCGGCATCGACATCGTCGAGTTCGCCTGCGGCATCCCGCAGCTGCTCAAGGGCGACTACACCGAGCAGGTGAGCGGCGGCATCGACAACTGGACCGTGCGCCAGCCGCTGGGCGTGGTGGCCGGCATCACGCCGTTCAACTTCCCGGCCATGGTGCCGATGTGGATGTTCCCGGTGGCCATCGCCGCGGGCAACACCTTCATCCTCAAACCCAGCCCCACCGACCCCAGCGCCTCGCTGCTGATCGCCGATCTGCTCAAGCAGGCCGGCCTGCCCGACGGCGTGTTCAACGTGGTGCAGGGCGACAAGGAGTCGGTCGAGGCGCTGATCGAGCACCCCGACGTGCAGGCACTCTCCTTCGTCGGCTCCACGCCCATCGCCAACCGCATCTACGAAAACGGTGCACGCCACGGCAAGCGCGTGCAGGCCCTGGGCGGGGCCAAGAACCATATGGTCGTCATGCCCGACGCCGACCTGGACAAGGCCGTCGATGCCCTGATCGGCGCCGCCTACGGCAGTGCCGGCGAGCGCTGCATGGCGATCAGCGTGGCGGTGCTGGTGGGCGACGTGGCCGACAAGATCGTCCCACGCCTGGCCGAGCGTGCCAGGGCGCTGAAGGTCAAGAACGGCCTCGAACTCGACGCCGAGATGGGCCCCATCGTCACCGCCCAGGCCCACCAGCGCATCACCGGCTACATCGAGAAGGGCGTGGCCGAAGGCGCCGAGCTGGTGATCGACGGCCGCGAGTTCGACGCCACCACGACAGGCGACGGCTGCAGCGAAGGCTTCTGGATGGGCGGTTCGCTGTTCGACCACGTCACCCCGGAGATGACGATCTACAAGGAGGAGATCTTCGGCCCGGTGCTGGCCTGCGTGCGGGTGCCCGACGTGGCCACCGCCATCCAACTGATCAACGATCACGAATTCGGCAATGGCGTGAGCTGCTTCACCGAGAGCGGCAGCGTGGCGCGCGAGTTCGGCCGCCGCATCCAGGTCGGCATGGTCGGCATCAACGTACCGATCCCGGTGCCCATGGCGTGGCACGGCTTCGGCGGCTGGAAGCGCTCGCTGTTCGGCGACACCCACGCCTATGGAGAGGAGGGCGTGCGCTTCTATACCAAGCAGAAATCGATCATGCAGCGCTGGTCCGACTCGATCAACGCCGGCGCCGAGTTCGCCATGCCGACCCATAAGTGA